A genomic segment from Neodiprion lecontei isolate iyNeoLeco1 chromosome 1, iyNeoLeco1.1, whole genome shotgun sequence encodes:
- the LOC107220127 gene encoding uncharacterized protein LOC107220127 isoform X3 — MIFVVSPGVSVVAAGLVSGLCFIVINSLRRGRAAKEAKDEKTKQTLDDSRCACCLKPFVVGRGVGCGECGSRVCRKGCSRWDTPDNAWHCLFCHQRRLLQLWLRRNEKWFETFGGLSADHDDASHRFSTAKSEVFLAGADYAGVGPGVGLAAGGEEDAGDSVERVREFVERIVEGLVGDVDEIPIDRLYDHIAYDRFVANYKQPLAGALARLAIALQLSIGNKPAADTPTMAHAALRDLVERAVEEARKLPGLGNPDAGRSTEPGDVADQTYEDLLATAILNKVIEKYQNERVDDNSNTVGAKRTSPNQKYITSEIEVGLDEGVEEGSSSLEPLSQDEYGSDCSAPPSKYSINRQEPLSLTIEEHIEEVTTTYTSDEEERDEAAANGLNFNNAHRVPFPEFGMDIIDLSQESSEELLDETSTPTHVDLVTPVESWEENWLFQKKKMQAQSEPVSMLVPNPSEDLKPLIGDREADDTSDLSDCSAHSDEEIEDELLEVINNVIPKPRGSPEESRASGLAEGKERLEIETRSADNIRKIGHENLTTNTATHFQINEAGANGMTNGHNEQKTESPSSGRSDIKLGIEDMLVFHLRDKNISQSEQKTMRQDQSSEFIEAEKSSGNIVTWDETTGGSVIKSPEPASILKSRASVEITSRNGTQTIVVNRSSTSFTEKTNSDVTGPQVLESVCRSDQSKDQQAKRPSVIPRDNEVDKMPQDQHVDLGDDLCSKGCPRTPTSSPLEQKIGVPEIQTRTDLHSLDEKLVSIETRIDTKLGSLEEKLRSHVPDLEKKQDPNVTEVGNGVVEARFAFIESGNENHRTVITKEHRDDLQNEDGAQQESEYTEHYDTATQRHLDSLKRPAKGGKDDIKVVDIHDDDDIPPPIPSTPPPIARLRQCREAAELANLEVDQLEPAERKRVEVDLFLATPPRPGTIAEREHKKWENAAPIENNPYSEENIQKRLWQRQYSRKVSSESLSGVNTEIPKVDGTSIQVVLGAGQPDVKRYGRDYYINEAKKASGERARRSAMLNAGRPNSSLSQNSGSFEGDIEQQVSYGLERFEEASLRGSLHRRSFRGQNSSPHFVTNPLLHLQVGEDSKVSRVDELSDPCVSDSVTDEVRNSASSSDRGKDAPIKTVQHRIVDPSNAHNTECSSNEDSNVTVRNAVSTDAESKLIKTLSEIKNPKPSSSEEIPREQNDRMDFSEMSSEKLASISDLMSEGMNRELRVLDGRGRLVDIDTENFERLFKTGDAVENFAVNPLYDLENNFQLANHNPQCSNFVDRDSGMYSIESNEVTETDKSGISKDENEEPPKRLSVDESKRGNEIVTSNGKRYSNFGSFKFHTFGGIKRRRFNWNDLDDEFDETDSENEDMAEYPDNISNFGSMKCQTFGGIKQRTNFDVKNITKYRKVKLRPALSFRDAKEAKKRQETTSENGKDILYSNFETRRDPSYTKFRNAKANSNRERLKKKKPSHHVSSKRASAERNIGDENLMASFLRDALMRPKSRLSTDNESIYSLDTAAARKSSRYRGLSSRPIKPRSIRDDTSLRLEPPESPEVVEKSFETLAGLRRSRSLKDDRNSILRSSSVRRKISEDISMW, encoded by the exons ATGATCTTCGTAGTATCACCGGGAGTGAGCGTGGTTGCTGCCGGCCTCGTTTCCGGTCTCTGCTTCATCGTTATCAACAGTCTACGAAGAGG GAGAGCAGCGAAGGAGGCGAAGGACGAGAAGACCAAGCAGACTCTAGACGATAGTCGGTGCGCCTGCTGCCTGAAACCCTTCGTCGTAGGTCGCGGCGTCGGTTGCGGCGAGTGCGGATCCCGCGTTTGCCGCAAGGGTTGTTCCCGCTGGGACACCCCGGACAACGCCTGGCATTGCCTGTTTTGTCATCAGCGGAGGTTACTGCA GTTGTGGCTCAGAAGGAACGAGAAGTGGTTCGAGACCTTTGGCGGTTTGTCCGCCGACCACGACGACGCGTCTCACCGGTTCAGTACGGCCAAATCCGAGGTTTTTCTCGCAG GAGCGGACTATGCTGGGGTTGGTCCTGGCGTGGGCCTTGCCGCCGGAGGCGAAGAGGATGCGGGTGATTCGGTGGAAAGGGTCCGAGAATTCGTCGAGAGGATAGTCGAAGGCCTCGTCGGAGACGTCGACGAGATACCGATAGACCGCCTCTACGATCACATCGCCT ATGATCGATTTGTGGCAAACTACAAGCAACCATTGGCTGGGGCCCTAGCACGACTGGCGATAGCGCTTCAACTCTCTATCGGTA ATAAGCCGGCAGCCGATACTCCGACAATGGCGCACGCCGCGCTTCGAGATTTGGTCGAACGCGCTGTGGAGGAAGCGAGGAAGTTGCCAGGACTCGGAAATCCGGATGCCGGACGATCCACCGAGCCCGGAGATGTCGCTGACCAGACTTATGAGGATCTCCTCGCGACTGCTATACTCAACAAG GTGATCGAGAAGTATCAAAATGAACGCGTCGACGACAACAGCAACACAGTGGGCGCCAAAAGAACCTCCCCGAATCAAAAATACATCACCA GTGAAATCGAGGTGGGACTCGACGAAGGCGTCGAGGAAGGCAGCAGCAGCCTCGAACCACTCTCTCAGGACGAGTATGGCAGCGATTGTAGCGCACCACCCTCGAAATATTCCATCAATCGTCAGGAACCACTGTCGTTGACG ATAGAAGAGCACATCGAAGAAGTGACAACGACCTACACTTCGGACGAGGAAGAACGAGATGAGGCCGCGGCGAACGGTCTGAATTTCAACAACGCGCATCGTGTGCCTTTCCCCGAATTTGGAATGGACATAATCGATC TTTCTCAAGAGTCTTCCGAGGAATTGCTCGACGAGACGTCGACGCCGACGCACGTGGATCTAGTCACGCCTGTAGAATCATGGGAGGAGAATTGGCTGTTTCAAAAGAAGAAGATGCAGGCTCAATCCGAACCAGTCTCAATGCTGGTCCCAAATCCTAGCGAAGATTTGAAACCTTTGATTGGCGACAGAGAGGCCGATGACACCTCAGATCTGTCCGACTGTTCCGCTCATTCCGACGAAGAAATTGAGGACGAACTACTCGAAGTTATCAACAACGTGATTCCAAAACCTCGAGGTAGTCCGGAAGAGTCCAGAGCTTCTGGTTTGGCGGAAGGTAAGGAAAGACTGGAAATTGAAACGCGGAGTGCAGATAATATCCGAAAGATTGGTCACGAAAATCTAACGACGAACACCGCAACCCACTTCCAAATCAACGAAGCTGGTGCCAACGGAATGACGAACGGACATAACGAGCAGAAAACCGAGAGTCCATCGTCGGGGAGGTCGGATATCAAACTTGGCATTGAAGACATGCTCGTGTTCCATCTGAGGGACAAAAATATCTCGCAATCCGAGCAGAAAACTATGCGTCAGGATCAGTCGAGCGAGTTTATAGAGGCGGAAAAATCGTCGGGAAATATCGTAACGTGGGATGAAACGACCGGTGGTAGTGTAATAAAAAGTCCAGAACCAGCTTCTATATTGAAGTCGAGAGCTTCGGTCGAAATTACGAGTCGAAACGGGACCCAAACAATCGTGGTGAACAGATCGTCGACTTCTTTTACAGAAAAGACTAATTCCGATGTGACAGGACCTCAGGTGCTTGAATCGGTCTGCCGGTCCGACCAATCCAAGGATCAACAAGCCAAACGTCCATCCGTTATTCCACGAGATAACGAGGTAGATAAGATGCCTCAAGACCAGCATGTTGACCTGGGGGATGATTTGTGCTCAAAAGGATGCCCAAGAACTCCGACATCATCTCCTCTCGAACAGAAAATCGGCGTCCCAGAAATTCAAACTCGTACCGACCTCCATTCGCTGGATGAAAAACTCGTATCCATCGAGACGAGGATTGACACGAAACTTGGTTcgcttgaagaaaaattgagaagCCACGTTCCGGACCTCGAAAAGAAGCAAGACCCCAACGTAACGGAAGTCGGAAACGGAGTGGTCGAAGCGCGTTTCGCTTTCATAGAAAGCGGCAACGAGAATCATCGCACTGTGATAACCAAGGAGCATAGAGACGACCTGCAAA ACGAGGATGGAGCTCAGCAGGAAAGCGAGTACACCGAGCATTACGACACAGCGACCCAGAGACACCTGGACAGTTTAAAGAGACCCGCAAAAGGTGGTAAAGATGACATCAAGGTAGTGGATATTCACGACGATGACGATATTCCACCGCCGATACCCTCGACTCCCCCGCCGATTGCCAGACTCAG GCAGTGCCGCGAGGCTGCGGAGTTAGCCAACCTCGAGGTTGATCAACTCGAACCGGCCGAACGGAAAAGGGTCGAAGTTGACCTGTTTCTCGCCACCCCGCCTCGACCAG GCACGATAGCCGAGCGCGAGCATAAGAAGTGGGAAAATGCCGCACCGATAGAGAACAATCCTTACAGTGAGGAAAATATTCAGAAAAGATTGTGGCAACGGCAATACTCCCGGAAGGTTTCATCCGAATCTTTATCTGG AGTAAACACCGAAATACCAAAGGTGGATGGAACCTCTATTCAAGTGGTCCTGGGCGCTGGTCAACCGGACGTTAAAAG GTACGGGAGAGACTACTATATCAACGAGGCAAAGAAAGCAAGTGGGGAGCGCGCTAGAAGATCGGCTATGTTGAATGCCGGAAGACCGAACAGCTCGTTATCCCAGAATTCCGGCTCGTTCGAAGGCGATATTGAACAGCAGGTGAGTTATGGACTTGAAAGATTCGAGGAGGCATCCCTGCGGGGCAGCCTTCATAGACGGAGCTTTCGAGGGCAGAATTCGAGTccccattttgtaaccaaccCTCTGCTCCACTTGCAAGTTGGCGAGGATTCGAAAGTTAGTCGAGTCGACGAGCTAAGCGACCCCTGCGTGTCCGATTCCGTAACAGACGAAGTACGAAATAGCGCGTCGTCGAGTGATCGAGGAAAAGATGCACCGATTAAAACGGTGCAACACAGAATAGTTGATCCCAGTAATGCGCACAATACCGAGTGCTCGTCTAACGAAGACTCAAATGTCACGGTAAGGAACGCAGTGTCCACAGATGCGGAatcaaaattgattaaaacCTTATCGGAGATCAAAAATCCGAAACCAAGTTCGAGTGAAGAGATACCGAGGGAACAAAACGATCGAATGGACTTCTCTGAGATGTCCTCTGAGAAATTAGCGAGCATTTCCGATTTAATGTCTGAGGGAATGAATCGCGAACTTCGAGTGTTGGACGGCAGAGGAAGATTGGTAGATATTGATACAGAGAACTTTGAAAGACTTTTCAAaactggagacgccgtcgaaAACTTTGCTGTTAATCCGTTGTATGATCTAGAAAACAATTTCCAACTGGCAAATCATAATCCACAATGTTCGAATTTTGTGGATCGAGATTCCGGAATGTATTCCATCGAATCGAACGAAGTGACGGAGACTGATAAGAGTGGGATTAGTAAAGACGAGAATGAAGAACCGCCGAAAAGATTGTCAGTTGACGAGTCGAAAAGGGGTAACGAAATCGTGACGTCCAACGGTAAGAGATACTCGAACTTCGGAAGCTTCAAGTTTCACACATTTGGTGGAATAAAGAGAAGACGCTTCAACTGGAACGACCTGGATGACGAATTCGACGAAACGGATTCGGAAAACGAGGATATGGCCGAATACCCGGATAACATTTCGAACTTTGGCAGTATGAAGTGTCAAACTTTCGGCGGAATCAAGCAAAGAACAAATTTTGatgttaaaaatataacaaagtaCCGTAAAGTTAAATTGAGGCCAGCTCTCTCGTTCAGAGACGCTAAAGAGGCGAAGAAGCGACAGGAAACCACGTCCGAGAACGGAAAGGATATTCTCTACAGCAATTTTGAGACTCGAAGAGATCCGAGCTACACAAAGTTCAGAAATGCAAAAGCGAACTCGAACCGCGAACGtctcaagaagaagaaaccaTCGCATCACGTTAGCTCGAAAAGAGCATCAGCCGAACGGAACATCGGTGATGAAAACTTGATGGCGAGCTTTTTGAGAGATGCTCTGATGCGGCCAAAGTCGCGATTGTCGACCGACAACGAATCAATTTATTCTCTGGATACTGCAGCAGCAAGGAAATCGTCCCGTTATCGAGGATTGTCCAGCCGACCGATCAAACCTCGTTCAATTCGCGATGATACCAGTCTTAGATTAGAACCACCCGAGTCTCCGGAAGTTGTAGAAAAAAGCTTTGAAACGTTGGCCGGTTTACGGAGGAGTCGAAGTCTTAAGGACGATAGAAACAGTATTCTTAGAAGTAGCAGCGTGCGTAGAAAGATTTCCGAAGATATATCAATGTGGTGA
- the LOC107220127 gene encoding uncharacterized protein LOC107220127 isoform X2 — MQSNAETGIEPYEYQLILEVLRRDALILDSVRVKLSRAAKEAKDEKTKQTLDDSRCACCLKPFVVGRGVGCGECGSRVCRKGCSRWDTPDNAWHCLFCHQRRLWLRRNEKWFETFGGLSADHDDASHRFSTAKSEVFLAGADYAGVGPGVGLAAGGEEDAGDSVERVREFVERIVEGLVGDVDEIPIDRLYDHIAYDRFVANYKQPLAGALARLAIALQLSIGNKPAADTPTMAHAALRDLVERAVEEARKLPGLGNPDAGRSTEPGDVADQTYEDLLATAILNKVIEKYQNERVDDNSNTVGAKRTSPNQKYITSEIEVGLDEGVEEGSSSLEPLSQDEYGSDCSAPPSKYSINRQEPLSLTIEEHIEEVTTTYTSDEEERDEAAANGLNFNNAHRVPFPEFGMDIIDLSQESSEELLDETSTPTHVDLVTPVESWEENWLFQKKKMQAQSEPVSMLVPNPSEDLKPLIGDREADDTSDLSDCSAHSDEEIEDELLEVINNVIPKPRGSPEESRASGLAEGKERLEIETRSADNIRKIGHENLTTNTATHFQINEAGANGMTNGHNEQKTESPSSGRSDIKLGIEDMLVFHLRDKNISQSEQKTMRQDQSSEFIEAEKSSGNIVTWDETTGGSVIKSPEPASILKSRASVEITSRNGTQTIVVNRSSTSFTEKTNSDVTGPQVLESVCRSDQSKDQQAKRPSVIPRDNEVDKMPQDQHVDLGDDLCSKGCPRTPTSSPLEQKIGVPEIQTRTDLHSLDEKLVSIETRIDTKLGSLEEKLRSHVPDLEKKQDPNVTEVGNGVVEARFAFIESGNENHRTVITKEHRDDLQNEDGAQQESEYTEHYDTATQRHLDSLKRPAKGGKDDIKVVDIHDDDDIPPPIPSTPPPIARLRQCREAAELANLEVDQLEPAERKRVEVDLFLATPPRPGTIAEREHKKWENAAPIENNPYSEENIQKRLWQRQYSRKVSSESLSGVNTEIPKVDGTSIQVVLGAGQPDVKRYGRDYYINEAKKASGERARRSAMLNAGRPNSSLSQNSGSFEGDIEQQVSYGLERFEEASLRGSLHRRSFRGQNSSPHFVTNPLLHLQVGEDSKVSRVDELSDPCVSDSVTDEVRNSASSSDRGKDAPIKTVQHRIVDPSNAHNTECSSNEDSNVTVRNAVSTDAESKLIKTLSEIKNPKPSSSEEIPREQNDRMDFSEMSSEKLASISDLMSEGMNRELRVLDGRGRLVDIDTENFERLFKTGDAVENFAVNPLYDLENNFQLANHNPQCSNFVDRDSGMYSIESNEVTETDKSGISKDENEEPPKRLSVDESKRGNEIVTSNGKRYSNFGSFKFHTFGGIKRRRFNWNDLDDEFDETDSENEDMAEYPDNISNFGSMKCQTFGGIKQRTNFDVKNITKYRKVKLRPALSFRDAKEAKKRQETTSENGKDILYSNFETRRDPSYTKFRNAKANSNRERLKKKKPSHHVSSKRASAERNIGDENLMASFLRDALMRPKSRLSTDNESIYSLDTAAARKSSRYRGLSSRPIKPRSIRDDTSLRLEPPESPEVVEKSFETLAGLRRSRSLKDDRNSILRSSSVRRKISEDISMW; from the exons ATGCAGAGCAACGCTGAGACAG GAATCGAGCCGTACGAGTACCAGTTGATTCTTGAAGTTCTTCGACGAGACGCTCTTATTCTGGACAGCGTACGAGTCAAGCTATC GAGAGCAGCGAAGGAGGCGAAGGACGAGAAGACCAAGCAGACTCTAGACGATAGTCGGTGCGCCTGCTGCCTGAAACCCTTCGTCGTAGGTCGCGGCGTCGGTTGCGGCGAGTGCGGATCCCGCGTTTGCCGCAAGGGTTGTTCCCGCTGGGACACCCCGGACAACGCCTGGCATTGCCTGTTTTGTCATCAGCGGAG GTTGTGGCTCAGAAGGAACGAGAAGTGGTTCGAGACCTTTGGCGGTTTGTCCGCCGACCACGACGACGCGTCTCACCGGTTCAGTACGGCCAAATCCGAGGTTTTTCTCGCAG GAGCGGACTATGCTGGGGTTGGTCCTGGCGTGGGCCTTGCCGCCGGAGGCGAAGAGGATGCGGGTGATTCGGTGGAAAGGGTCCGAGAATTCGTCGAGAGGATAGTCGAAGGCCTCGTCGGAGACGTCGACGAGATACCGATAGACCGCCTCTACGATCACATCGCCT ATGATCGATTTGTGGCAAACTACAAGCAACCATTGGCTGGGGCCCTAGCACGACTGGCGATAGCGCTTCAACTCTCTATCGGTA ATAAGCCGGCAGCCGATACTCCGACAATGGCGCACGCCGCGCTTCGAGATTTGGTCGAACGCGCTGTGGAGGAAGCGAGGAAGTTGCCAGGACTCGGAAATCCGGATGCCGGACGATCCACCGAGCCCGGAGATGTCGCTGACCAGACTTATGAGGATCTCCTCGCGACTGCTATACTCAACAAG GTGATCGAGAAGTATCAAAATGAACGCGTCGACGACAACAGCAACACAGTGGGCGCCAAAAGAACCTCCCCGAATCAAAAATACATCACCA GTGAAATCGAGGTGGGACTCGACGAAGGCGTCGAGGAAGGCAGCAGCAGCCTCGAACCACTCTCTCAGGACGAGTATGGCAGCGATTGTAGCGCACCACCCTCGAAATATTCCATCAATCGTCAGGAACCACTGTCGTTGACG ATAGAAGAGCACATCGAAGAAGTGACAACGACCTACACTTCGGACGAGGAAGAACGAGATGAGGCCGCGGCGAACGGTCTGAATTTCAACAACGCGCATCGTGTGCCTTTCCCCGAATTTGGAATGGACATAATCGATC TTTCTCAAGAGTCTTCCGAGGAATTGCTCGACGAGACGTCGACGCCGACGCACGTGGATCTAGTCACGCCTGTAGAATCATGGGAGGAGAATTGGCTGTTTCAAAAGAAGAAGATGCAGGCTCAATCCGAACCAGTCTCAATGCTGGTCCCAAATCCTAGCGAAGATTTGAAACCTTTGATTGGCGACAGAGAGGCCGATGACACCTCAGATCTGTCCGACTGTTCCGCTCATTCCGACGAAGAAATTGAGGACGAACTACTCGAAGTTATCAACAACGTGATTCCAAAACCTCGAGGTAGTCCGGAAGAGTCCAGAGCTTCTGGTTTGGCGGAAGGTAAGGAAAGACTGGAAATTGAAACGCGGAGTGCAGATAATATCCGAAAGATTGGTCACGAAAATCTAACGACGAACACCGCAACCCACTTCCAAATCAACGAAGCTGGTGCCAACGGAATGACGAACGGACATAACGAGCAGAAAACCGAGAGTCCATCGTCGGGGAGGTCGGATATCAAACTTGGCATTGAAGACATGCTCGTGTTCCATCTGAGGGACAAAAATATCTCGCAATCCGAGCAGAAAACTATGCGTCAGGATCAGTCGAGCGAGTTTATAGAGGCGGAAAAATCGTCGGGAAATATCGTAACGTGGGATGAAACGACCGGTGGTAGTGTAATAAAAAGTCCAGAACCAGCTTCTATATTGAAGTCGAGAGCTTCGGTCGAAATTACGAGTCGAAACGGGACCCAAACAATCGTGGTGAACAGATCGTCGACTTCTTTTACAGAAAAGACTAATTCCGATGTGACAGGACCTCAGGTGCTTGAATCGGTCTGCCGGTCCGACCAATCCAAGGATCAACAAGCCAAACGTCCATCCGTTATTCCACGAGATAACGAGGTAGATAAGATGCCTCAAGACCAGCATGTTGACCTGGGGGATGATTTGTGCTCAAAAGGATGCCCAAGAACTCCGACATCATCTCCTCTCGAACAGAAAATCGGCGTCCCAGAAATTCAAACTCGTACCGACCTCCATTCGCTGGATGAAAAACTCGTATCCATCGAGACGAGGATTGACACGAAACTTGGTTcgcttgaagaaaaattgagaagCCACGTTCCGGACCTCGAAAAGAAGCAAGACCCCAACGTAACGGAAGTCGGAAACGGAGTGGTCGAAGCGCGTTTCGCTTTCATAGAAAGCGGCAACGAGAATCATCGCACTGTGATAACCAAGGAGCATAGAGACGACCTGCAAA ACGAGGATGGAGCTCAGCAGGAAAGCGAGTACACCGAGCATTACGACACAGCGACCCAGAGACACCTGGACAGTTTAAAGAGACCCGCAAAAGGTGGTAAAGATGACATCAAGGTAGTGGATATTCACGACGATGACGATATTCCACCGCCGATACCCTCGACTCCCCCGCCGATTGCCAGACTCAG GCAGTGCCGCGAGGCTGCGGAGTTAGCCAACCTCGAGGTTGATCAACTCGAACCGGCCGAACGGAAAAGGGTCGAAGTTGACCTGTTTCTCGCCACCCCGCCTCGACCAG GCACGATAGCCGAGCGCGAGCATAAGAAGTGGGAAAATGCCGCACCGATAGAGAACAATCCTTACAGTGAGGAAAATATTCAGAAAAGATTGTGGCAACGGCAATACTCCCGGAAGGTTTCATCCGAATCTTTATCTGG AGTAAACACCGAAATACCAAAGGTGGATGGAACCTCTATTCAAGTGGTCCTGGGCGCTGGTCAACCGGACGTTAAAAG GTACGGGAGAGACTACTATATCAACGAGGCAAAGAAAGCAAGTGGGGAGCGCGCTAGAAGATCGGCTATGTTGAATGCCGGAAGACCGAACAGCTCGTTATCCCAGAATTCCGGCTCGTTCGAAGGCGATATTGAACAGCAGGTGAGTTATGGACTTGAAAGATTCGAGGAGGCATCCCTGCGGGGCAGCCTTCATAGACGGAGCTTTCGAGGGCAGAATTCGAGTccccattttgtaaccaaccCTCTGCTCCACTTGCAAGTTGGCGAGGATTCGAAAGTTAGTCGAGTCGACGAGCTAAGCGACCCCTGCGTGTCCGATTCCGTAACAGACGAAGTACGAAATAGCGCGTCGTCGAGTGATCGAGGAAAAGATGCACCGATTAAAACGGTGCAACACAGAATAGTTGATCCCAGTAATGCGCACAATACCGAGTGCTCGTCTAACGAAGACTCAAATGTCACGGTAAGGAACGCAGTGTCCACAGATGCGGAatcaaaattgattaaaacCTTATCGGAGATCAAAAATCCGAAACCAAGTTCGAGTGAAGAGATACCGAGGGAACAAAACGATCGAATGGACTTCTCTGAGATGTCCTCTGAGAAATTAGCGAGCATTTCCGATTTAATGTCTGAGGGAATGAATCGCGAACTTCGAGTGTTGGACGGCAGAGGAAGATTGGTAGATATTGATACAGAGAACTTTGAAAGACTTTTCAAaactggagacgccgtcgaaAACTTTGCTGTTAATCCGTTGTATGATCTAGAAAACAATTTCCAACTGGCAAATCATAATCCACAATGTTCGAATTTTGTGGATCGAGATTCCGGAATGTATTCCATCGAATCGAACGAAGTGACGGAGACTGATAAGAGTGGGATTAGTAAAGACGAGAATGAAGAACCGCCGAAAAGATTGTCAGTTGACGAGTCGAAAAGGGGTAACGAAATCGTGACGTCCAACGGTAAGAGATACTCGAACTTCGGAAGCTTCAAGTTTCACACATTTGGTGGAATAAAGAGAAGACGCTTCAACTGGAACGACCTGGATGACGAATTCGACGAAACGGATTCGGAAAACGAGGATATGGCCGAATACCCGGATAACATTTCGAACTTTGGCAGTATGAAGTGTCAAACTTTCGGCGGAATCAAGCAAAGAACAAATTTTGatgttaaaaatataacaaagtaCCGTAAAGTTAAATTGAGGCCAGCTCTCTCGTTCAGAGACGCTAAAGAGGCGAAGAAGCGACAGGAAACCACGTCCGAGAACGGAAAGGATATTCTCTACAGCAATTTTGAGACTCGAAGAGATCCGAGCTACACAAAGTTCAGAAATGCAAAAGCGAACTCGAACCGCGAACGtctcaagaagaagaaaccaTCGCATCACGTTAGCTCGAAAAGAGCATCAGCCGAACGGAACATCGGTGATGAAAACTTGATGGCGAGCTTTTTGAGAGATGCTCTGATGCGGCCAAAGTCGCGATTGTCGACCGACAACGAATCAATTTATTCTCTGGATACTGCAGCAGCAAGGAAATCGTCCCGTTATCGAGGATTGTCCAGCCGACCGATCAAACCTCGTTCAATTCGCGATGATACCAGTCTTAGATTAGAACCACCCGAGTCTCCGGAAGTTGTAGAAAAAAGCTTTGAAACGTTGGCCGGTTTACGGAGGAGTCGAAGTCTTAAGGACGATAGAAACAGTATTCTTAGAAGTAGCAGCGTGCGTAGAAAGATTTCCGAAGATATATCAATGTGGTGA